The following are from one region of the Alphaproteobacteria bacterium genome:
- a CDS encoding Fic family protein yields MGALRRQGRGHAGEINALHPFRDGNGRTLRLFLKLWAQRNGYVLAIRRIAVWFEASVARFERQDYRGLQDIIAGALRELC; encoded by the coding sequence ATAGGGGCCCTTCGCCGTCAGGGCCGCGGTCACGCCGGCGAGATCAACGCGCTTCATCCCTTCCGCGATGGAAATGGCCGCACTCTGCGTCTGTTCCTGAAACTGTGGGCGCAGCGGAACGGCTACGTCCTTGCGATACGCCGGATCGCTGTCTGGTTCGAGGCCTCCGTCGCGCGCTTCGAGCGACAGGACTACCGAGGCTTGCAGGACATCATCGCCGGCGCGCTGAGGGAACTGTGCTGA
- the araD gene encoding L-arabinonate dehydratase, protein MPDDSTPNSKRPANERVRYDRDFTSTRARDGGLRSTEWFGKLDKDGFTHRSWMKNQGLPNHLFDGRPVIGICNTWSETNPCNAHFRQLADRVKRGIFEAGGFPLEFPVTSTGEIMMRPTAMLFRNLAAMDAEESIRANPIDGVVLLVGCDKTTPALLMGAASCDLPTIALSGGPMLNGYYRNERVGSGTSVWKYDAMVKAGQMSVAEFMEAESAMSRSHGHCMTMGTASTMASMVEALGIGLPTNAAIPAADSRRYVLAHMVGRRIVEMVRDDVRISQILTRKAFENAIRTNGGIGGSTNAVIHLLAIAGRVGVDLTLDDWDRLGHDVPCMVNLMPSGDYLMEDFYYAGGLPVVLKALSDRGLLHDDALTVNGLTMGENIADAHNWNPDVIKPFDAPLMPNAGIAVLRGNLAPNGAVIKPSAATPALMTHTGRAVVFEDIDDYKARVDDPDLDIDPTCVMVLKNCGPKGYPGMAEVGNMRLPEKVLKQGVTDMVRVSDARMSGTAYGTVVLHTAPEAAVGGPLALVRNGDMVTLDVPNRTLSLGVSDEELARRKAAWTKPDIDWPRGYHKLYVDHVLQADRGADLDFLVGRSGAPTPRESH, encoded by the coding sequence ATGCCCGACGACAGCACGCCGAATTCCAAGAGGCCGGCCAACGAGCGCGTCCGCTATGACCGCGACTTCACCAGCACCCGCGCGCGCGACGGCGGGCTGCGGTCGACCGAATGGTTCGGCAAGCTGGACAAGGACGGCTTCACCCACCGGTCGTGGATGAAGAACCAGGGGCTGCCGAACCACCTGTTCGACGGCCGGCCGGTGATCGGCATCTGCAACACCTGGTCCGAGACCAATCCCTGCAACGCCCATTTCCGCCAGCTGGCCGACCGGGTGAAGCGCGGCATCTTCGAGGCCGGCGGCTTCCCGCTGGAATTCCCGGTCACCTCGACCGGCGAGATCATGATGCGGCCGACGGCGATGCTGTTCCGCAACCTGGCCGCGATGGATGCCGAGGAATCGATCCGCGCCAACCCGATCGACGGGGTGGTGCTGCTGGTCGGCTGCGACAAGACCACGCCGGCGCTGCTGATGGGCGCGGCCAGCTGCGACCTGCCGACCATCGCGCTGTCGGGCGGGCCGATGCTGAACGGCTATTACCGCAACGAGCGGGTCGGCTCCGGCACCAGCGTGTGGAAATACGACGCGATGGTGAAGGCCGGCCAGATGAGCGTGGCCGAGTTCATGGAGGCCGAGAGCGCGATGTCGCGCAGCCACGGCCACTGCATGACCATGGGCACCGCCTCGACGATGGCCTCGATGGTCGAGGCGCTGGGCATCGGCCTGCCGACCAACGCGGCCATTCCCGCCGCCGACAGCCGGCGCTATGTGCTCGCCCACATGGTCGGGCGGCGGATCGTCGAGATGGTGCGCGACGACGTGCGCATCTCGCAGATCCTGACCCGCAAGGCGTTCGAGAACGCGATCCGCACCAACGGCGGCATCGGCGGCTCGACCAACGCCGTGATCCATCTGCTCGCCATCGCCGGCCGCGTCGGCGTCGACCTGACGCTGGACGACTGGGACCGGCTCGGCCACGACGTGCCCTGCATGGTCAACCTGATGCCGTCGGGCGACTATCTGATGGAGGATTTCTACTATGCCGGCGGCCTGCCGGTGGTGCTGAAGGCGCTCAGCGACCGCGGCCTGCTGCACGACGACGCGCTGACGGTCAACGGCCTGACCATGGGCGAGAACATCGCCGACGCCCACAACTGGAACCCGGACGTGATCAAGCCGTTCGACGCGCCGCTGATGCCGAATGCCGGCATCGCCGTGCTGCGCGGCAACCTCGCCCCCAACGGCGCGGTGATCAAGCCGTCGGCGGCGACGCCGGCGCTGATGACCCACACCGGCCGCGCCGTGGTGTTCGAGGACATCGACGACTACAAGGCGCGGGTCGACGATCCGGACCTGGATATCGACCCGACCTGCGTGATGGTGCTGAAGAACTGCGGGCCGAAGGGCTATCCCGGCATGGCCGAGGTCGGCAACATGCGGCTGCCGGAGAAGGTGCTGAAGCAGGGCGTCACCGACATGGTCCGCGTCTCCGACGCCCGCATGTCCGGCACCGCCTATGGCACCGTGGTGCTGCATACGGCGCCGGAAGCCGCGGTCGGCGGCCCGCTGGCGCTGGTGCGCAACGGCGACATGGTCACGCTGGACGTGCCGAACCGCACCCTGAGCCTGGGCGTCTCGGACGAGGAGCTGGCCCGCCGCAAGGCCGCCTGGACCAAGCCCGACATCGACTGGCCGCGCGGCTATCACAAGCTCTATGTCGACCACGTGCTGCAGGCCGACCGCGGCGCCGACCTCGACTTCCTGGTCGGCAGGTCCGGCGCCCCGACCCCGCGCGAAAGCCACTGA
- a CDS encoding ATP-binding cassette domain-containing protein, whose amino-acid sequence MIETATRPKPIVEMRGIHKSFGAVNALVDVDLVLRPGEILGLVGDNSAGKSTLMKILTGAYHRDSGEVLVGEAATHFRSPHESRELGIEMIYQDFALCGNLDVGQNIFLGRWPRRGMFIDRKRMYREATDVLQRLKVDVNSVYQKVESLSGGRQQSVAIARAISFDPKVIILDEPTANLSVMATQRLLETMVELKKHGVAQIIISHRLTDIFEVGDRVMVLKRGENVGDRYIASTTEHEVLELIVTGTPETARTADQAQAAG is encoded by the coding sequence ATGATTGAGACAGCGACGCGGCCGAAGCCCATCGTCGAGATGCGCGGAATCCACAAGTCGTTCGGCGCGGTCAACGCGCTGGTCGACGTCGACCTGGTGCTGAGGCCTGGCGAGATCCTGGGCCTGGTGGGCGACAACTCGGCGGGCAAGTCGACGCTGATGAAGATCCTGACCGGGGCCTATCATCGCGACTCCGGCGAAGTCCTGGTCGGCGAGGCGGCCACGCACTTCCGCAGCCCGCACGAAAGCCGCGAGCTCGGTATCGAGATGATCTACCAGGACTTCGCGCTGTGCGGGAACCTGGACGTCGGCCAGAACATCTTTCTCGGCCGCTGGCCGCGCCGCGGCATGTTCATCGACCGCAAGCGGATGTACCGCGAGGCGACCGACGTGCTGCAGCGGCTGAAGGTCGACGTCAACTCGGTCTACCAGAAGGTCGAGAGCCTGTCCGGCGGCCGACAGCAGTCTGTGGCCATCGCGCGGGCGATCTCGTTCGACCCCAAGGTCATCATCCTGGACGAGCCGACGGCGAATCTGTCGGTGATGGCGACGCAGCGCCTGCTGGAGACGATGGTCGAGCTGAAGAAGCACGGCGTGGCGCAGATCATCATCTCGCACCGCCTGACCGACATCTTCGAGGTCGGCGACCGGGTGATGGTGCTGAAGCGCGGCGAGAATGTCGGCGATCGCTATATCGCCAGCACCACCGAGCACGAGGTGCTCGAACTGATCGTCACCGGCACGCCGGAGACGGCCAGGACCGCGGACCAGGCGCAGGCGGCCGGCTGA
- the ade gene encoding adenine deaminase encodes MAVQPKRVSRQELDRRIDQALGRAEADLVIRGARFLNVATGELDRGDIAICGDTIVGTYADYRGAVEIDGRDAVVVPGFIDTHVHVESCCITPLEFDRCVLPKGTTTAICDPHEIANVLGEAGLGYFLSASEGLAMDLRVQLSSCVPATDLETSGARLDAADLLRHRDHPKVIGLAEFMNFPGVFAKDEAVLEKLSAFSGGHIDGHAPLVGGRELNAYAACGIRNCHESTGLEEGREKLRKGMQVLIRDGSACKDVVTLTPLIDPVTAPFLAFCTDDRNPLDIAEEGHVDHLIRTAIAHGADPAAVYRAASWSAARGFGLADRGLIAPGWRADLVLLDDLHACAVRQVIRAGTPVTPALFDGRPAPAAVGRRSIRLDPVTPAVFATPAAATGSGTHGSGGTVPVIGIVPGQVVTEHRRLELPAFGGLRRADPARDILHVCVLSRHGHNRNVGRGFVQGMGLARGALASSVGHDSHNVIVVGADPAEMARAVNRLIEIEGGFVAVAGDGVVGEVPLPVAGLMSDRPFEEVADGLRRLRAAVKALGCPLAEPFLQMAFLPLAVIPHLKITDRGLVDVDRFELVAA; translated from the coding sequence ATGGCCGTACAGCCGAAGCGGGTGAGCAGGCAGGAACTGGACAGGCGGATCGACCAGGCGCTGGGCCGCGCGGAGGCCGACCTGGTGATCCGCGGCGCGCGCTTCCTCAACGTCGCCACCGGCGAACTCGACCGTGGCGACATCGCCATCTGCGGCGACACCATCGTCGGCACCTATGCGGACTATCGCGGCGCGGTGGAGATCGACGGCCGCGACGCCGTGGTCGTGCCGGGGTTCATCGACACCCACGTCCACGTCGAGTCCTGCTGCATCACGCCGCTGGAGTTCGACCGCTGCGTGCTGCCGAAGGGCACCACCACCGCGATCTGCGACCCGCACGAGATCGCCAACGTGCTGGGCGAGGCGGGCCTCGGCTATTTCCTGTCGGCCAGCGAGGGGCTGGCGATGGACCTGCGGGTGCAGCTGTCAAGCTGCGTGCCGGCGACCGACCTGGAGACCTCCGGCGCCCGGCTCGACGCCGCCGACCTGCTGCGCCACCGCGACCACCCCAAGGTGATCGGGCTGGCCGAGTTCATGAACTTCCCCGGCGTGTTCGCCAAGGACGAGGCAGTGCTGGAGAAGCTCAGCGCCTTCAGCGGCGGCCACATCGACGGCCACGCCCCGCTGGTCGGCGGGCGCGAACTCAACGCCTATGCCGCCTGCGGCATCCGCAACTGCCACGAAAGCACCGGCCTGGAGGAGGGACGCGAGAAGCTGCGCAAGGGCATGCAGGTGCTGATCCGCGACGGCAGCGCGTGCAAGGACGTGGTCACCCTGACCCCGCTGATCGACCCGGTGACGGCGCCGTTCCTCGCCTTCTGCACCGACGACCGCAACCCGCTCGACATCGCCGAGGAGGGTCATGTCGACCACCTGATCCGCACCGCCATCGCCCACGGCGCCGACCCGGCCGCGGTCTATCGCGCCGCCTCGTGGTCGGCCGCGCGCGGCTTCGGGCTCGCCGACCGCGGGCTGATCGCGCCGGGCTGGCGCGCCGACCTGGTGCTGCTCGACGACCTGCACGCCTGCGCCGTGCGCCAGGTGATCCGCGCCGGCACGCCGGTGACGCCGGCGCTGTTCGACGGCCGGCCGGCGCCGGCCGCCGTCGGCCGCCGCTCGATCAGGCTCGACCCGGTGACGCCCGCGGTGTTCGCCACGCCGGCCGCGGCGACCGGCAGCGGCACACATGGCAGCGGCGGCACCGTGCCGGTGATCGGCATCGTCCCCGGCCAGGTGGTGACCGAGCACCGCCGGCTGGAGCTGCCGGCCTTCGGCGGCCTGCGCCGCGCCGATCCGGCCCGCGACATCCTGCATGTCTGCGTGCTGTCGCGGCACGGCCACAACCGCAACGTCGGCCGCGGCTTCGTCCAGGGCATGGGCCTGGCCCGCGGCGCGCTGGCCAGCTCGGTCGGCCACGACAGCCACAACGTCATCGTCGTCGGCGCCGACCCCGCCGAGATGGCCCGCGCCGTCAACCGCCTGATCGAGATCGAGGGCGGCTTCGTCGCCGTCGCCGGCGACGGCGTGGTCGGCGAGGTGCCGCTGCCGGTCGCCGGCCTGATGTCCGACCGCCCGTTCGAGGAGGTCGCCGACGGCCTGCGCCGGCTGCGCGCCGCGGTGAAGGCCCTCGGCTGCCCGCTGGCCGAGCCGTTCCTGCAGATGGCCTTCCTGCCGCTGGCGGTGATCCCGCACCTGAAGATCACCGACCGCGGGCTGGTGGACGTGGATCGGTTCGAGCTGGTGGCGGCTTGA
- a CDS encoding ABC transporter permease — MSIVADRTSQRQPLQLVGGWEAGLLCLMALLYLGGTLLNPDFFGTADAFHALLRDSARFGVMAVGMTFVIANKDLDLSIGSTLGVIGVVFSICFNPVQYDLGVVASVVICVALGTLIGLTNGVLVTFLRVPAFIATLTMLLIGRGIVLGLTGGRSIYYRGAADENAWFFDLGATNGWGFNNQIAIALIVVVVGALVLAKTRWGYETYATGGNQQAAAYAGIPTNWVRIRAYVISSLCATLAGLMTVAQDKGITSQAGLLTELIVIASVVIGGASILGGRGRVLGSYLGAMLAALLHKVLREGVPITREVEVNGELVQVQATSTLPAGAIPAFIGALLVLAVLIEPYVIRRKVPQRIVAWLLRRPPPRVPEIGGVASEGAQTKGSVTADRSISARGIGRFLVRRDALAIILVVVLWIVGFSLRPDYWAGLPNSFAILLNYTELAILSLGLTYVIACGDIDLSVGAVLALSGSAAAYSLKVLGLDPGSAMLIGILAGLAAGAINAVVAVGFGLPAFIATLGMFYIARGVASWIVAGQQLTGWAEPFNLIGRKVGDILAYLEIPRPDGLLGDIADVVSIQSILMLLLAIVAGVVLAQTPFGQKIYATGGNRRAADYAGINTRRIRVTALLMCAFGAAIAGVINVAYFRSFNPVAGQFRELDAIAAVIIGGGSIFGGFGTIIGTLAGAAVITLIRALLQLNIVTADGQSYSLPQHWVNTFIGGILIVAVLIDIWIRQANVLGLLWARIVPRRPAVRKISHD; from the coding sequence ATGTCGATCGTTGCTGACCGAACGAGCCAACGCCAGCCGCTGCAGCTGGTCGGCGGCTGGGAGGCCGGGCTGTTGTGCCTGATGGCACTGCTCTACCTCGGCGGCACGCTGCTCAACCCGGATTTTTTCGGCACTGCGGATGCGTTTCACGCCCTGCTTCGCGACTCCGCGCGCTTCGGCGTGATGGCGGTGGGCATGACCTTCGTCATTGCCAACAAGGACCTGGATCTGTCGATCGGATCGACGCTCGGCGTCATCGGCGTCGTCTTCTCGATCTGCTTCAACCCGGTCCAGTACGACCTGGGCGTCGTGGCCTCGGTTGTGATCTGCGTCGCGCTGGGTACGCTGATCGGGCTGACCAACGGCGTGCTGGTCACGTTCCTGCGGGTGCCGGCGTTCATCGCCACCCTGACCATGCTGCTGATCGGCCGCGGCATCGTGCTGGGCCTGACCGGCGGGCGTTCGATCTACTATCGCGGCGCGGCGGACGAGAACGCCTGGTTCTTCGATCTTGGCGCGACCAACGGCTGGGGCTTCAACAATCAGATCGCGATCGCGCTGATCGTGGTTGTGGTCGGCGCGCTGGTGCTGGCCAAGACCCGATGGGGCTACGAGACATACGCCACCGGGGGCAACCAGCAGGCGGCGGCCTATGCCGGCATTCCGACCAATTGGGTGCGCATCCGCGCCTACGTCATCTCCTCGCTGTGCGCGACGCTGGCCGGCCTGATGACCGTCGCGCAGGACAAGGGCATCACCTCGCAGGCCGGCCTGCTGACCGAGCTGATCGTGATCGCCTCGGTGGTGATCGGCGGCGCCTCGATCCTCGGCGGCCGCGGGCGCGTGCTCGGCAGCTACCTCGGCGCGATGCTGGCGGCGCTGCTGCACAAGGTGCTGCGCGAGGGCGTGCCGATCACCCGCGAGGTCGAGGTCAACGGCGAGCTTGTCCAGGTCCAGGCGACGTCGACCCTGCCTGCCGGCGCGATACCCGCCTTCATCGGCGCGCTGCTGGTGCTGGCCGTGCTGATCGAGCCCTATGTCATCCGCCGCAAGGTGCCGCAGCGCATCGTGGCCTGGCTGCTCCGCCGGCCGCCGCCCCGGGTGCCGGAGATCGGCGGCGTCGCGTCGGAGGGCGCGCAGACCAAGGGCAGCGTCACCGCCGACCGCTCGATTTCCGCCCGCGGCATCGGCCGCTTCCTGGTCCGGCGCGACGCGCTGGCGATCATCCTGGTGGTCGTGCTGTGGATCGTCGGCTTCAGCCTGCGCCCGGACTACTGGGCCGGCCTGCCCAACAGCTTCGCCATCCTGCTCAACTACACCGAACTGGCGATCCTCTCGCTGGGGCTGACCTATGTGATCGCCTGCGGCGACATCGACCTGTCGGTCGGCGCGGTCCTGGCGTTGTCCGGCAGTGCCGCGGCCTACAGCCTGAAGGTGCTGGGGCTCGACCCCGGCTCGGCCATGCTGATCGGCATCCTGGCCGGCCTGGCCGCCGGCGCGATCAACGCGGTCGTCGCCGTCGGCTTCGGCCTGCCGGCCTTCATCGCGACGCTGGGCATGTTCTACATCGCACGCGGGGTCGCCTCGTGGATCGTGGCGGGCCAGCAGCTGACCGGCTGGGCGGAGCCGTTCAACCTGATCGGCCGCAAGGTCGGCGACATACTGGCGTATCTGGAAATCCCGCGCCCGGACGGGCTGCTCGGCGACATCGCCGACGTGGTCAGCATCCAGTCGATCCTGATGCTGCTGCTGGCCATCGTCGCGGGCGTGGTGCTGGCGCAGACCCCGTTCGGCCAGAAGATCTATGCCACCGGCGGCAACCGCCGCGCGGCCGACTATGCCGGCATCAACACCCGCCGGATCCGCGTCACCGCACTGCTGATGTGCGCGTTCGGCGCGGCCATCGCCGGCGTGATCAACGTCGCCTACTTCCGCAGTTTCAACCCGGTCGCCGGACAGTTCCGCGAGCTTGACGCGATCGCTGCGGTCATCATCGGCGGCGGGTCGATCTTCGGCGGCTTCGGCACCATCATCGGAACGCTGGCCGGCGCAGCGGTAATCACGCTGATCCGCGCCCTGCTGCAACTCAACATCGTCACTGCCGACGGCCAGTCCTATTCGCTGCCGCAACACTGGGTGAACACGTTCATCGGCGGGATCCTGATCGTGGCCGTGCTCATCGACATCTGGATCCGCCAGGCCAACGTGCTTGGCCTGCTGTGGGCGAGAATCGTGCCGCGGCGGCCTGCCGTAAGGAAGATCAGCCATGATTGA
- a CDS encoding substrate-binding domain-containing protein: MNGRQTVFAAAAMLAATTTAGWAQSGSVEQAVGGYSFDAAAAEAPGTRDFHSNDGVLTFAIVTHTAGNGFFDPVYVGARVAGNMIGANILLLGSESPTDDPAREIEILNQIVNDPTIDGIIMTTPQVGAYDDIVRTAYANGIPVATTNSYDPTIFDRNGISHTGQDASAAAIAGEALVKCLIDRGVTGGSIILPNDTAMGNIEVNNRVTSAFNAIVAALQANNMLGNFQVDAGPENVGVSADMNDPVNSIISLMESRGDVVGAFAGNNVFTPALASAVAQTGMTGQICAYGFDLGPAQQEALRTGDLTGALGQQPFLQGFWPVMQLYLQIDRGISAANLDTRAQLVTGDTVGSVGSRYEN; encoded by the coding sequence ATGAACGGCAGACAGACAGTGTTTGCAGCGGCGGCGATGCTTGCCGCGACCACGACCGCAGGCTGGGCGCAGTCGGGCTCGGTGGAGCAGGCGGTGGGGGGCTACAGCTTCGATGCGGCCGCCGCGGAAGCCCCGGGAACCAGGGATTTCCACTCGAACGACGGCGTGCTCACCTTCGCCATCGTGACGCACACGGCAGGCAACGGCTTCTTCGATCCGGTCTACGTCGGCGCACGCGTCGCGGGCAACATGATCGGCGCCAACATCCTGCTGCTCGGCTCGGAATCGCCGACCGACGACCCGGCGCGCGAGATCGAGATCCTGAACCAGATCGTCAATGATCCGACAATTGACGGCATCATCATGACGACCCCGCAGGTCGGGGCCTACGACGACATCGTCCGGACCGCATATGCCAACGGCATCCCGGTCGCCACGACCAACTCGTACGATCCGACGATCTTCGACCGCAACGGCATCAGCCACACCGGCCAGGATGCGTCCGCGGCCGCGATCGCAGGCGAAGCGCTGGTCAAGTGCCTGATCGACCGCGGGGTCACCGGCGGCTCGATCATCCTGCCGAACGACACCGCGATGGGCAATATCGAGGTCAACAACCGCGTGACCTCGGCCTTCAACGCGATCGTTGCCGCGCTGCAGGCCAACAACATGCTCGGCAATTTCCAGGTCGATGCCGGCCCGGAGAATGTCGGCGTCTCGGCCGACATGAACGACCCGGTCAACAGCATCATCTCGCTGATGGAATCGCGCGGCGACGTCGTCGGCGCGTTCGCCGGCAACAACGTGTTCACGCCGGCGCTGGCCAGTGCCGTTGCCCAGACCGGGATGACCGGGCAGATCTGCGCCTATGGCTTCGACCTCGGCCCGGCACAGCAGGAGGCGCTGCGCACCGGCGACCTGACCGGTGCGCTGGGCCAGCAGCCGTTCCTGCAGGGCTTCTGGCCGGTGATGCAGCTCTACCTGCAGATCGATCGCGGCATCTCCGCCGCCAATCTCGACACCCGGGCGCAGCTGGTCACCGGCGACACCGTCGGTTCGGTCGGCAGCCGCTACGAGAACTGA